The proteins below come from a single Thermoanaerobaculia bacterium genomic window:
- a CDS encoding sigma-54 dependent transcriptional regulator codes for MKKRRVLVIDDERAIRQTLSQVLADEGYEVESAADGVEGLDRLRRERFDLVFLDVWLKDKDGLAILAELGEKASTVPVVMISGHANVETAVRAVKSGAYDFLEKPLSLERVLVTAQKAIAHRDLAEEVARFREKASGEQTLIGETPAIVKLREQILQVAPTDARVLITGESGTGKEIVARTIHRHSPRRGAPLVEVNCAAIPEELIESELFGHVRGSFTGASAERAGKFEEADGATIFLDEVGDMSARTQAKVLRALQEGRFTRVGGTKTIESDARVISATNKNLPEEIKAGRFREDLYFRLAVVPLSLPPLRERSADVPELAMHFLREAAQKAGQRPKAFSEAALKKLRAYAWPGNARELKNLVERLMIMAPGDTIDLRDLPAEIVESDVIPMPADFSSLRQARDDFERRFILSALRKNRGNVTRTAEELGVERSHFYRKLKGYGIDVERE; via the coding sequence ATGAAGAAGCGGCGCGTCCTGGTCATCGACGACGAGCGGGCGATCCGGCAGACCCTCTCGCAGGTGCTCGCCGACGAAGGATACGAGGTCGAGTCGGCCGCCGACGGGGTCGAGGGTCTCGACCGCCTGCGCCGGGAACGGTTCGACCTCGTGTTCCTGGACGTCTGGCTCAAGGACAAGGACGGTCTCGCGATCCTCGCGGAGCTCGGGGAAAAGGCCTCCACCGTTCCCGTCGTCATGATCTCCGGCCATGCGAACGTCGAGACCGCCGTGCGTGCCGTCAAGTCGGGTGCCTACGACTTCCTCGAAAAGCCCCTCTCGCTCGAGCGGGTCCTCGTGACCGCGCAGAAGGCGATCGCCCACCGCGACCTGGCCGAAGAGGTGGCGCGGTTCCGGGAGAAGGCCTCGGGGGAGCAGACCCTGATCGGCGAAACTCCCGCCATCGTCAAGCTCCGGGAGCAGATCCTGCAGGTCGCTCCGACCGACGCGCGCGTCCTGATCACGGGCGAGAGCGGCACCGGCAAGGAAATCGTCGCCCGCACGATCCACCGGCACTCGCCGCGGCGGGGCGCGCCCCTCGTCGAAGTCAACTGCGCCGCCATCCCGGAGGAACTGATCGAATCGGAGCTCTTCGGACACGTGCGCGGCTCGTTCACCGGCGCCTCCGCCGAGCGTGCGGGGAAGTTCGAGGAGGCCGACGGCGCGACGATCTTCCTCGACGAGGTCGGCGACATGTCGGCGCGGACGCAGGCGAAGGTCCTGCGCGCGCTCCAGGAAGGGCGGTTCACCCGTGTCGGCGGGACGAAGACGATCGAGTCCGACGCCCGGGTGATTTCGGCGACCAACAAGAACCTCCCGGAGGAGATCAAGGCGGGCCGCTTCCGCGAGGACCTCTACTTCCGGCTCGCGGTCGTCCCCCTTTCGCTGCCGCCGCTCCGCGAGCGGAGCGCGGACGTGCCCGAGCTCGCGATGCATTTCCTCCGGGAGGCCGCGCAGAAGGCCGGGCAGAGGCCGAAGGCGTTCTCGGAGGCCGCGCTGAAGAAGCTTCGCGCCTACGCGTGGCCGGGCAACGCCCGCGAGCTCAAGAACCTCGTGGAGCGGCTCATGATCATGGCGCCCGGCGACACGATCGACCTGCGCGACCTTCCGGCGGAGATCGTGGAGAGCGACGTGATCCCGATGCCCGCGGACTTCTCCTCCCTGCGCCAGGCGCGCGACGACTTCGAGCGCCGGTTCATCCTCTCCGCGCTCCGGAAGAACCGCGGCAACGTCACGCGCACCGCGGAGGAGCTGGGAGTGGAACGCTCCCACTTCTACAGAAAATTGAAGGGGTACGGCATCGACGTCGAGAGAGAGTGA
- the ftcD gene encoding glutamate formimidoyltransferase has product MKQIVECVPNFSEGRDGEIVRAIAGAVAAVPGIKVLDLTSDADHNRSVLTFVGEPGPVRDAVVALFSAALPRIDLRRHRGQHPRLGAVDVVPFIPIRDIDAKECVTLAREAGKTIAERFAVPVYLYEDAATSEERRNLSNIRKGEFEGLAEKMKQPGWTPDFGPAEPHPSAGATVLGARMPLIAYNINLGTSDLSVADRIAKSIRHVGGGFRYCKAMAVDLKDRGVVQVSINMTNYKKTPLFRVFECVKSEAARFGVNVVGSEIVGLTPAEALYEAAEFYLRIEKFCPELVLETKLMKAD; this is encoded by the coding sequence TTGAAGCAGATCGTCGAGTGCGTTCCGAACTTCTCGGAAGGGCGCGACGGCGAGATCGTGCGCGCGATCGCCGGGGCGGTCGCCGCGGTCCCCGGCATCAAGGTGCTCGACCTGACCTCGGATGCCGACCACAACCGGTCCGTGCTGACGTTCGTCGGGGAACCCGGCCCGGTGCGCGACGCCGTGGTCGCGCTCTTTTCCGCCGCGCTGCCTCGGATCGACCTGCGCCGCCACCGCGGCCAGCATCCGCGTCTCGGCGCGGTCGACGTGGTCCCGTTCATCCCGATTCGCGACATCGACGCGAAGGAGTGCGTCACCCTCGCGCGCGAGGCGGGGAAGACGATCGCGGAGCGCTTCGCGGTCCCTGTCTACCTCTACGAGGACGCGGCCACGTCGGAAGAGCGCCGGAACCTCTCGAACATCCGCAAGGGAGAATTCGAGGGGCTCGCCGAGAAGATGAAGCAGCCCGGGTGGACGCCCGACTTCGGCCCGGCGGAGCCGCACCCCTCGGCGGGCGCCACGGTGCTCGGCGCGCGCATGCCGCTGATCGCCTACAACATCAACCTCGGGACGTCCGATCTCTCCGTCGCCGACCGGATCGCGAAATCGATCCGCCACGTCGGCGGAGGGTTCCGGTACTGCAAGGCGATGGCGGTGGATCTCAAGGATCGCGGCGTCGTCCAGGTCTCGATCAACATGACCAACTACAAGAAGACTCCCCTCTTCCGCGTGTTCGAGTGCGTCAAGTCGGAGGCGGCGCGCTTCGGCGTCAACGTCGTCGGGAGCGAGATCGTCGGGCTCACGCCGGCCGAGGCGCTGTACGAAGCCGCCGAGTTCTATCTGCGGATCGAGAAGTTCTGCCCGGAGCTGGTGCTGGAGACGAAGCTCATGAAGGCGGACTAG